The Glycine max cultivar Williams 82 chromosome 3, Glycine_max_v4.0, whole genome shotgun sequence sequence AGGGTATGGCAAAGTATACATGAGTTTTTCTTGTCTTTAATTTacatttcctttttctatttatcCATATGGTAAAACAACCATTACGGTTGATTAGGggattttttttgcaaaaacaaGAAACGGGGGCGAatgaatgaatataaatattcatATTGTATCAAGGCACATATCCACGATGCATGCtcgataagtttttaatttatagtgtTTTCACTCCAGTCCTTTCATTTTCACTGTTACCACTCACTCACATACTTACACAGCATTTGAAGGCTTTTGGTGTGTACCTGATAGATTCATTTAATAAATGCATAGAAGTCTTATATGAAGATACTCACTTCTTTAGCACACAGTCTGCTAGACGTTTTTACTTGTAATTGAGACCTTGCATTTTAGTTGATATAGTTCCTTTCATAATATGAAATGGATTAGCTGCTTTACTATTTCTTCAGCTCTTTCTCCTTGCATCTGAGAATCATGCCGTGTATGTGCTTGGAGAGAACTATAGAGGTGAGCAATGAATATAGTTTCATACTGGCATACCAGACTTTGATGACACATTTAAGACTCTACAACCTTTTATTCCTGAATTTCTGATTCCACCAATTATTAGATACATATCACATGATGCTCAATATACTGCAAATGTTATCAAAAGGATCTTTGTACTTTATGGCTTTAATTCACATTTGATGTGGGAATAATTATAAATCCTCCTACAAAATCTTCCTACTAATCCTCCTTACCAGATGAAGTATTGGATGCATTTTAAAGTTTCCAAGACATTGAACgtatttactttttcatttaatacgTTCTTCATAAAGTGTTAGAAAGATTTGTAGGATGATATAGCATTGCTCTTTGATGTGGTGGTTCAGGAAGCTACAAGACAAGGTTGCGCTGATCACAGGCGCAGCTAGTGGAATAGGAAAAGCCACAGCTACAAAATTCATCAATAATGGAGCCAAGGTTATTATTGCTGATATTGATCAAGAGCTTGGCCAAGAGACTGCAAAAGAACTAGGACCTAATGCTACTTTCATAGCATGTGATGTTACTCAAGAGTCAGACATTTCCAATGCTGTTGATTTGGCCGTTTCTAAACACAAACAACTTGATATCATGTACAACAATGCAGGAATAGCCTGCAGAAGTCCTCTAAGCATTGTTGACTTGGACCTGGAACTGTTTGACAAAGTCATGGACATAAATGTTCGTGGCGTTGTGGCAGGCATCAAGCATGCAGCACGTGTAATGATCCCACGTGGAAGTGGGTCCATTCTCTGCACAGCAAGTGTCACAGGTGTGATAGGAGGGGTGTCACAACACACTTACTCAATATCCAAGTTTGCAGTTGTGGGCATTGTTAAATCTCTGGCTTCTGAGCTATGCAGGCATGGAATCCGGGTCAATTGCATATCACCTTTTGCCATCCCCACTCCTCTTGTCATGGGAGAAATGAGTCAGATATATCCTCATGTTGATGCTCAGAGACATGAGGACATTGTTCACAATGCTGGTGTCTTAAAGGGAGCAAATTGTGAACCCAATGATATTGCTAATGCTGCACTTTTCCTTGTGTCTGATGATGCCAAATATGTTAGTGGACACAACTTGGTTGTGGATGGAGGTTTCACATCTTTTAAGAATTTGGACTTGCCTGCACCAAATCAAGTGCAGTAGGAGTTtgtacaaattatattttagataaaggtaacaatgttaaaattaagtaattcaATAAGAGTGAGTCAATTGAATTTATTTACTCTTCTTGTTAGAGAACTATAAAGTCCTACATGGGAcaaataaagacaaacaaaGAAGTATATATAAACATGGAGGAATTCATATATGATGCTTGAGTATTGACCCCAAATGATATTAGTTTCACACCCCACCAAAAGGTTGGGATACCCATGCAAGCGTCGAGGGCTAGCTTAAATGCTTGAAGGCACCCTAAACAAGCATGATAACATAAGGAATGTGTATTTTACTGTTCTATACTTTTATTCAAAAGAAATGAGAGAAAGAGAACCGTTGTTATGGGACTTTCTGTTGAATTTGGTCCCATTCCAACAGAAGACGCATTTGCAAGAATCATTCTGCTTTTTTGAGAGAATCTATCCTTACATCCATATGGTAGATCTTTCCCTGAGGTCGCGTGTGATAAAGCTTTTGATCTTTCTATTGAACAAAATGTCCTGAATACACACATGACAATTTGTCTTGGATGGCTGGACCATTGTCATTTCATGTCCTTCATTATTACCTTATGATATAAGAATAATATCTTTCATGTTTAACTTTAGATTTTTAAGCATATAAAAAGATGCTTTAGTTATAGTCAACTTTGAAAAGATGATAAATGCTTTTGATTCTCAGAGTACATCTTATTGCTTTCCTCTTGCTGATGTGATTAAGCTTACAAATGTATTATAACCAATCAGCTTTCCATTAACTGGCCTCTTTATTATAGCACTTACAGCACCAATGGACTACTTGACAAAGGGAATCACTGTTTAGAAGGTACTTAAAAACTAGCATAAGTTAAATCAGCCTAAAATCTGTCAAACGATTGAAACAAAATCCTTACAAATCCCATGCCAGAATTTCCTACTTCCAACGTGGGAGTCAAGTTCTGTAGCTTGCGATTGCAACCTTACAGAAAGTGATGAATTCCACTCTACTTACAAGGGACCTGCACTAACTTACCGGTTCTAGGTCTCTAGGATGGCTCATAGTCATTACGCTATTAGAGAAAATGACTAGgatcagtttttgttttatgcAATATAGTCTTATTCAAGATTTGCTCAAGAACCCATTAATtatacaaacaaacaaaaaaaaagtgatggaGGCATGGTGACAATAAAATATTGATCCCAATTTGCCGGTTAAATAGCTCCAGGGGAGAGTAGCAGTAAAACCAATGTCTCTACAAATCAATCCATCACTTTCTTCTCCGATACTAACCTGCCTTAATAGAATATGTGGACAAAGATTCCACAGCATAGTTAGATGTCTTATTCAGTTACTACTCATAAACACGATTCTTGCCTATTTGTCTTGCAGACTTCATTCATTCCTAAGAAAGTACCACTCAAGGTATGAATttcttgccttttttttttccttcaaaagtATTTGAGAGAACAATTTCGGTTCATTTGATGAATGCTAGTTCTTGAATAGACTCGAGAGAATTTGAAGGTTGAGCATTATCGACAAAATAATAACTTCAACAGATTCCACGAAATTACTGAAAAGGAACCCTATCTCCATCCATACCAACTTAGTGTATAACATGAACACACTGCTTTATGAGATTCATTTCCTTTTCAGGAAGCTCAGAAATGGACACCATAGTactcaaagataaaaaaaaatccaccaaATGGCCTACACTACAACATTTCCCAAGGATTACAGTAAAGAAGCCAAGAAAGAAACAAGATTGTACTATGACCATATCAAAgcaatcaaattcaatttgaCTGGAAGAGCCGTTGTATCCGTTGGGCAATGAGATCAATAGCAGCATTAGCTGATGAGTGATGAGAATGCCCCATAGAAACTCTCTTTGTAATTAATAATCTCCAATTCACGGGCCATCTTTAACAGAATCTCACCCAAGTCTGTTTGCTTCTGTAGCAGAGAATTGTAGTATGAGTTGGCAACAACTCTTAGCATGAGTCTGTTAGTGAATCTGTTATTTGTTAGTTACAAGCTGTTAgcatttcagttttttttctgttataccagctttcttctttttctcctttgtatAAATATCATTCACGTAAGCAATAATAAAGCCATGCAGTCATTTGATCATTCTCCTGAATAAACAATattactttctctctctcccttcatGGGCATTAAATGCTTtcacatggtatcagagctctttTCATAAAGAGCTCTGCTGCGCATTCATAAccagtttttcttttctcttcacgTTGCTCACTATGAACGAATCAACACCAAACATAGAGAGCTATCTCTATCTACATCCAAGCGAGAATCCGGCAGTAGCTCTCGTATCACCAGCTTTAGACTCAAGCAACTATCACTCATGGAGCAAGTCCATGATCACAACACTAAGCGCCAAAAACAAGGTGGAGTTCATAAATGGGAACGCACCAGAGCCTCTGAGAACCGATAGGACTTACAGTGCGTGGAGTCGCTGCAATAATATGGTAGTGTCATGGATAGTGCACTCGGTATCGGTCGCGATCAGGCAGAGCATCTTGTGGATGAACAAAGCTGAAGAAATATGGGATGATTTAAAGTCACGATACGCGCAAGGAGACCTCTTGAGAGTCTCGGATCTTCAACAAGAAGCTTCATCAATGAAACAAGGAACTCTTTCTGTCACGGAGTACTTCACCAAACTTCGTATCATCTGGGATGAAATAGAGAACTTCAGGCCCGACCCTACTTGTTCTTGCACCATCAAGTGTACATGTTCAGTTCTTACCACCATCGCGCAACGTAAATTAGAAGACCGAGCAATGCAATTCCTATGAGGTTTAAACGAGCAGTACAATAATATAAGATCACACGTGTTGCTCATGGAACCCATGCCCTCCATACCAAAGATCTTCTCATATGTAGCCCAGCAAGAACGACAACTATCAGGTATCAATTCCCTTTCGAATCTAAGCCttgaatcaaaagaaaatgtttcTATTAATGCCGCGAAGGTTACTTGTGAATTCTGCGGACGAGTTGGTCACACCGAAAGTGTTTGTTACAAAAAACATGGAGTACCCACCAGTTATGAAGGGAGAAGCAAAACCTATAGCAGAAGTGTGAAAACATGCACTCATTGTGGAAAAATAGGACACACCATTGATGTGTGTTACAAGAAAC is a genomic window containing:
- the LOC100814306 gene encoding zerumbone synthase, which codes for MATFLAENHVKNGFELTWFLVIVRNNSYISYSRALFAESFHRFLSTQTGGKLQDKVALITGAASGIGKATATKFINNGAKVIIADIDQELGQETAKELGPNATFIACDVTQESDISNAVDLAVSKHKQLDIMYNNAGIACRSPLSIVDLDLELFDKVMDINVRGVVAGIKHAARVMIPRGSGSILCTASVTGVIGGVSQHTYSISKFAVVGIVKSLASELCRHGIRVNCISPFAIPTPLVMGEMSQIYPHVDAQRHEDIVHNAGVLKGANCEPNDIANAALFLVSDDAKYVSGHNLVVDGGFTSFKNLDLPAPNQVQ